The Plasmodium knowlesi strain H genome assembly, chromosome: 14 genome has a segment encoding these proteins:
- a CDS encoding zinc finger (CCCH type) protein, putative, with protein sequence MRGNYLRDGYKNQYRYANGSDGNNKMQNNYNNRRNFYQKKNPNKDRDKGITFCPHYTLRGLCRFSDDCKNLHNLKLVDTFFLQRSYIDCAIIVHGPNNEIYLFTSVAPYTINVWIFVPGEGSKELDIKHLKKIEFELTPEEEEYGDDKTKGNKKMKKRKKRVLSLLYAEECIFAGLDNGLIKIMHLPSSDSSTLYAHTDSIYSIVCIDGIIISSSINGEVKFWKYQESYLSFVTIKKIETKTKIFKMIEIISSKCASGNINSNSNSEENKFNRTLWLCGDNITIINLLNLEIVNVVKCKYGSVVSVMQYEANVITAMSEGKILAFSLKGDNHFEMNTLPIFCMAGLTNHKNVPILIYGSTKALYTFSLPEFNPYGYLKDRESMALKFNINDPDFILPLSGPYFIVLFSNAGNAKVWKWESKD encoded by the exons ATGAGGGGCAATTATCTCCGAGATGGCTATAAGAATCAGTATCGATACGCAAATG GATCAGATGGGAACAATAAAATGCAAAACAACTACAACAATAGGAGGAATTTTTATCAGAAGAAAAATCCGAACAAAGACAGAGATAAAGGAATAACCTTCTGCCCTCACTACACTCTAAGGG GATTGTGCCGCTTCTCCGACGACTGcaa AAATTTGCACAATTTAAAATTAGTCGAcacgttttttttgcaaagatCCTACATCGATTGCGCAATAATAGTACATGGGCCGAACAACGAGATATACCTCTTCACGTCGGTCGCTCCGTACACAATAAACGTGTGGATATTCGTTCCCGGAGAAGGATCAAAGGAGCTGGACAtaaaacatttaaaaaaaatagagttTGAGTTAACCccagaggaagaggaatatGGAGATGACAAAACAaaaggcaacaaaaaaatgaagaagaggaaaaaaagggtgctATCCCTACTATACGCGGAAGAGTGTATTTTCGCAGGTTTAGATAATGGacttataaaaattatgcatCTCCCTTCTTCTGATTCTTCAACATTGTATGCACACACAGATTCTATATACAGCATTGTGTGCATCGACGGCATTATTATATCGTCCAGTATAAATGGAGAAGTGAAATTTTGGAAGTACCAAGAATCCTACTTAAGCTTTGtaactataaaaaaaatcgaaacgAAAACGaagatttttaaaatgatagAAATTATTTCCTCCAAATGTGCTTCAGGAAATATTAACAGCAATTCCAATtcggaggaaaataaattcaacAGGACATTATGGCTATGTGGTGACAACATAACAATTATTAATCTTTTAAATTTAGAAATAGTGAATGTAGTAAAATGTAAATATGGAAGTGTGGTATCAGTTATGCAGTATGAAGCTAACGTTATCACGGCTATGAGTGAAGGCAAGATATTAGCTTTCAGTCTTAAAGGAGATAATCACTTTGAAATGAATACTCTACCTATTTTCTGCATGGCTGGTTTGACCAATCATAAAAATGTGCCAATACTTATTTACGGCTCCACCAAGGCATTATACACTTTTTCATTGCCCGAATTTAATCCCTATGGATATTTGAAGGATCGCGAATCCATGGCCCTGAAATTTAACATTAACGACCCTGATTTTATTCTCCCCCTTTCTGGGCCCTACTTCATCGTCCTGTTTTCCAACG CTGGCAACGCAAAAGTGTGGAAATGGGAGTCCAAGGattaa
- a CDS encoding CDP-diacylglycerol--inositol 3-phosphatidyltransferase — MKNKNVYFYIPNIIGYIRVILALWGFMICRKNLILFGFLYGTSQILDAFDGWTARKFNQTSVFGQILDQITDRLSTTLLYLLNGNVYDEYIIAIGLIMIADIGGHYFHSSSCAIAGNKTHKKIEKGNRLLKLYYERPVVMVICIIAYESFWFAAYMFKVTPKNDILHIIAHYALLFSSPLAAFKMFTNISQGIHGVKCLVDMDNKKK; from the exons atgaaaaataaaaatgtgtatttCTATATACCGAATATCATTG GCTACATTCGGGTTATTTTAGCTCTGTGGGGCTTTATGATATGTCGGAAGAACCTAATTTTGTTTGGCTTCCTTTACGGAACGAGTCAAATACTAGATGCCTTTGATGGATGGACAGCGAGAAAGTTTAATCAAA CTTCTGTATTCGGCCAAATATTAGATCAAATCACGGACAG ACTGTCGACAACCCTTCTGTACCTGCTCAATGGAAACGTCTACGATGAGTACATCATTG CGATTGGACTAATCATGATTGCCGACATAGGAGGGCACTACTTTCACTCATCATC ATGCGCCATAGCGGGAAATAAAACGCACAAGAAAATCGAGAAGGGAAATCGGCTGCTGAAGCTGTACTACGAGAGGCCGG TCGTCATGGTCATTTGCATCATCGCCTACGAGTCCTTCTGGTTTGCCGCCTACATGTTTAAGGTTACCCCCAAAAATGACATCCTCCACATAATAg CCCATTACGCCCTActattttcctcccccctggCGGCATTTAAAATG TTCACGAACATCTCGCAGGGAATACACGGCGTAAAATGCCTCGTGGATATGGAcaataagaagaaatga
- a CDS encoding transcription factor MYB1, putative, with product MWREACEDEGDEFDSLWALEERAEKELSVLEKLIEQTKENIEKLDDYIDRKYKEIKTLASKKPTRINWEKAQGRTHMSMFYQKEYGFAPSNEDALKITEFQMSISNYRKKYEYKKSEWTKREIELLFDLVEKTSRKYAIRYLIDENLPYDVKVQKRKEIEDSKDVKNLLSKIKLHFDAFQKLSTGGEGFTDYPEGSPPDGITNFAEFSNHFWNEVASYLTNTQTSRECQKTWLYHCCFEDPKQKKWNKEEKEKLLSLCKKYEKREWTNIARELNTNRSPLSCFMEFIKLTKMYEQCHDKVKLERIGFNLLEDIQLQILVSILGDKNWNEVKLHMENLNSNNKRVQMRKGFNPCTGEKDKRVKKKLSDEISYKRRYLRLVRGRRDMH from the coding sequence ATGTGGAGAGAAGCGTGTGAGGACGAGGGGGATGAGTTCGATAGTCTGTGGGCTTTGGAGGAGCGGGCGGAAAAGGAGTTGTCAGTTTTAGAGAAACTGATTGAACAGACAAAGGAGAACATAGAAAAACTGGACGATTATATAGATAGGAAgtacaaggaaataaaaacgcTAGCAAGTAAAAAGCCAACAAGAATAAATTGGGAAAAGGCACAAGGGAGAACACACATGTCGATGTTTTACCAAAAGGAATATGGATTCGCTCCATCCAATGAAGACGCATTAAAAATTACTGAATTCCAAATGAGTATATCAAattatcgaaaaaaatatgaatataagAAAAGCGAATGGACGAAAAGAGAAATTGAACTTCTCTTCGACCTCGTGGAAAAAACGTCCAGAAAGTATGCCATTCGGTATTTAATAGATGAAAACTTACCTTACGATGTGAAGGTGCAAAAACGGAAGGAGATCGAAGATAGTAAGGATGTCAAAAATTTActttcaaaaataaaattacattTTGATGCATTTCAAAAGTTGTCCACAGGAGGGGAGGGATTTACTGATTACCCCGAGGGATCACCTCCAGATGGAATAACAAATTTTGCGGAATTTTCGAACCATTTTTGGAATGAAGTGGCATCATATTTAACCAATACGCAGACAAGCAGGGAGTGCCAAAAGACGTGGCTCTACCACTGTTGTTTTGAAGAtccaaaacaaaaaaaatggaacaaagaagagaaagaaaaattgttgAGCTTATGCAAAAAGTATGAAAAAAGAGAGTGGACTAATATAGCTAGAGAATTAAATACAAATAGAAGTCCCCTCTCCTGTTTTATGGAATTCATAAAGttaacaaaaatgtatgaacagtGCCATGATAAAGTGAAACTTGAAAGAATAGGGTTTAACCTTTTAGAGGATATACAACTCCAAATATTGGTGTCTATCCTTGGTGATAAAAATTGGAATGAAGTGAAACTCCACATGGAGAATCTGAACTCCAATAACAAGCGCGTTCAAATGAGAAAGGGTTTCAACCCTTGTACAGGGGAGAAGGATAaaagggtgaagaaaaagctCAGTGACGAAATATCCTACAAGAGGAGGTATCTGCGTTTGGTTCGCGGGAGACGAGATATGCATTGA